The Coffea arabica cultivar ET-39 chromosome 4e, Coffea Arabica ET-39 HiFi, whole genome shotgun sequence genome includes a window with the following:
- the LOC113741118 gene encoding probable polygalacturonase At1g80170, which yields MGFFIPILFAAFVLPSSVVAQSNSSLVYNVLDYGAVGDGYNDDTNAFKHAWEAACTSSPDSSSSAPTMQIPSNTSFFIQPVIFRGPCRSPIINVEISGELLAPVNPTDWRCIGGYCGMWIHFKSLRGLRLYGGGRIHGRGEKWWQKLGRRKPTALEISDSDDVQITSLNFKDNPKMHLVLNNLRSVSVSTIHIDAPADSKNTDGIHVTGSTDVSIDSCKISTGDDCVSIVNGSANVRVTNIFCGPGHGISIGSLGKHGAEDKVENIYVSDVVFRNTENGARIKSWQGGKGYARNIIYERITLQDADNPIIIDQFYCDHEKCKTQESAVQIHDITFRQVIGTSKNKVAVKLDCSETVPCNNIILNDIYILSSEDQSTTTSDCKNAHGTIQGRMVPNPSCLTQV from the exons ATGGGATTTTTTATCCCGATATTGTTTGCAGCATTTGTTCTCCCTTCCTCGGTGGTGGCACAATCTAATTCATCATTAGTGTACAATGTTCTTGATTATGGTGCAGTTGGAGATGGCTACAATGACGATACCAAC GCTTTCAAGCATGCATGGGAAGCAGCATGCACGTCCTCACCAGATTCATCTTCTTCTGCTCCAACCATGCAAATCCCTTCAAATACAAGTTTCTTCATTCAGCCGGTGATCTTCAGAGGCCCCTGTAGATCGCCAATCATCAATGTTGAG ATAAGTGGAGAACTTTTAGCACCTGTGAACCCTACAGACTGGAGGTGCATCGGTGGCTATTGTGGGATGTGGATCCACTTCAAAAGTTTAAGAGGACTTAGACTGTATGGTGGTGGCAGAATTCATGGCCGTGGAGAAAAATGGTGGCAAAAGCTT GGTCGCAGGAAGCCAACT GCTTTGGAGATTTCAGACTCGGATGATGTTCAAATAACTAGTTTGAACTTCAAGGACAATCCTAAAATGCATCTGGTCCTCAACAATCTAAGATCAGTTTCTGTCTCAACCATACATATTGATGCACCAGCAGATAGCAAAAACACAGATGGTATCCATGTCACGGGTTCCACAGATGTTTCCATAGACAGTTGCAAAATTAGCACtg GCGACGATTGCGTCTCAATTGTAAATGGATCTGCAAATGTGAGGGTTACCAACATCTTTTGTGGCCCTGGGCATGGCATAAG TATTGGGAGTTTAGGCAAGCACGGTGCAGAAGACAAAGTTGAAAACATCTACGTTAGTGATGTTGTGTTCAGAAACACAGAGAATGGTGCTAGGATTAAGTCATGGCAG GGTGGCAAGGGTTATGCAAGAAATATAATCTACGAGAGAATAACGTTGCAGGATGCAGATAATCCCATCATCATTGATCAATTCTACTGTGaccatgaaaaatgcaaaactCAG GAATCTGCCGTGCAAATTCATGACATCACATTTAGACAGGTGATTGGAACATCAAAGAATAAGGTAGCGGTGAAATTAGATTGCAGTGAGACAGTTCCCTGTAACAATATAATTCTGAATGATATTTATATTCTTTCAAGTGAAGATCAGAGTACTACCACTTCCGATTGCAAAAACGCTCATGGAACAATTCAAGGACGAATGGTTCCTAATCCATCGTGTTTGACACAAGTGTAG
- the LOC113742674 gene encoding hypersensitive-induced reaction 1 protein-like produces MGNLFCCVQVDQSTVAMKERFGKFQDVLEPGCHCMPWFLGSQVAGHLSLRLQQLDVRCETKTKDNVFVNVVASIQYRAIAEKANDAFYRLSNTRTQIQAYVFDVIRASVPKLNLDDAFEQKNEIAKAVEEELEKAMSAYGYEIVQTLIVDIEPDEHVKRAMNEINAAARLRVAANEKAEAEKILQIKRAEGEAEAKYLSGMGIARQRQAIVDGLRDSVLGFSVNVPGTTAKDVMDMVLVTQYFDTMKEIGAASKSSAVFIPHGPGAVRDVATQIRDGLLQASASSS; encoded by the exons ATGGGTAACCTGTTTTGCTGTGTGCAAGTGGACCAATCCACTGTTGCTATGAAGGAACGTTTTGGTAAGTTTCAGGATGTGCTTGAGCCAGGATGCCATTGTATGCCTTGGTTTCTAGGGAGTCAAGTGGCCGGACATCTCTCTCTGAGGCTCCAGCAACTGGATGTGCGCTGTGAGACAAAGACTAAG GACAATGTTTTTGTCAATGTCGTCGCATCAATTCAGTACCGTGCCATTGCGGAAAAGGCAAATGATGCTTTCTATAGGCTCAGCAACACTAGGACCCAGATTCAGGCCTATGTATTTGATG TGATAAGAGCAAGTGTTCCCAAACTCAATCTTGATGATGCTTttgagcaaaagaatgaaattgcCAAAGCTGTTGAAGAAGAACTTGAGAAG GCTATGTCTGCTTATGGATATGAAATTGTTCAGACACTGATTGTTGACATTGAGCCAGATGAGCATGTGAAGAGAGCAATGAACGAAATCAATGCAG CTGCTAGGTTGAGGGTGGCTGCTAATGAGAAGGCTGAGGCAGAGAAAATCCTACAAATTAAGCGAGCTGAAGGTGAGGCTGAGGCCAAATACCTCTCGGGTATGGGTATTGCCCGCCAGCGTCAGGCTATTGTTGATGGTTTGAGAGACAGCGTGCTCGGCTTCTCAGTGAATGTTCCTGGAACAACAGCCAAAGATGTCATGGACATGGTTCTTGTTACTCAATACTTCGATACCATGAAAGAAATTGGCGCTGCCTCCAAGTCGTCTGCTGTGTTTATTCCCCATGGACCTGGTGCTGTTCGTGATGTGGCAACCCAGATTCGTGATGGACTACTTCAGGCTTCTGCAAGTTCATCTTGA